The following nucleotide sequence is from Candidatus Micropelagos thuwalensis.
ATCTATCTGCCATACGTGCTATCGGAATCGCCAAGGTGGTATAAAAAAGGGCAAAGGCTGGGCCGACAAGAAATCCCATATAGGTGTTGGAAACGTCTAACGAGACCTTGATGGGGTCGAGTAATCCAGAGACAAGAAAACGATCAACATAATTCACCGTATAGAGTGCGGAGAGCATCAAAAGCACATAGGCGGCATACCCTTTAGTAGGTTTTGTATCTGCTGTATTTTTTTTATTTGTTGTGTCCTCGACCATGAATTCCCCACCCTAAACAAAAAAATGACTGTGGCCATTAAGCGCATATTGCGTAGAAAACGCAAAATAATATTACGCAAAACATGATTTTTTATAAAATAAATGTCAGATTGCTTATTTTACCGTGCTTTTCATGTGCTTATAATTTGTAAATTATTGCTTGATTAGCTATTATGATTGTCGGAGGATTTGCATGTCAAAAGTAAAAACGAATAAGTCTGTTTTCGAGCCGTGGAAGCTTGGAAACCTGACACTCAAAAACAGAATAATTAAAGCTGCAACTTTTGAAGGCCTCGCGCAAGGTGGCGTGCCTGATGAGAGACTTGTTCAATTTCATGAAAAATTTGCTGCCGGTGGTGCTGGTGTCGTGACCGTTGCATATGGTGCGGTAAATGATGATGCGCGTACTTTTGATCATCAAATGTGTATGCAGGATGACCGAATTATGGATGTGCTCAAAAAAGTTACATCAACCATTCACAAGCACGGCGCAGTTGCTTCTCTTCAACTGGCGCATTGTGGCATGCAAACACGCTACTCAAAATTGTCCTCTAAACCTTTTTCTTACAGTGCGTCTTGGGGGCTGAACCCTTATGGTTTGCTATCAGGTATTCCGTTTATGCGCCCTATGCCCGAAAAGGTGATTGAGCAAACCTGCGATGATTATGCCATTTCTGCCAAACGCGCAGTTGAAGCAGGTTTTGATATGTTAGAACTTCACATGGGGCATGGCTATTTATTCAGTCAATTTATGTCCCCAGCTTACAATACAAGGCGCGACAAATTTGGTGGCAGTCTTGAAAACCGTATGCGCTTTCCACGTCTTGCATTGCGCCGTGTTCGCGAAGCTGTCGGGCCGGATGTGCCTATTGTTGTGAAGTTGAATCTTCAAGACGGATTTGAAGGCGGGTCGACACTGGATGATTGTATCGAAGCGTCAAAGATTATCGAACAAGATGGTGACGCATCCTTGCTGGTTCTCACTGGCGGCTTCAGTGCAAAAAGTCCGATGTATCTTTTCCGTGGGCCTTCAGCGATTAAACCATTGATTGCAATACAGAAAAACTTCATTGCGAAGCTGGTTTATACGCTTGCAGCTAAAAAATTCCCTGACATGCCTTTTAAGGAAATGTTCTTCCTGGAGGATGCTAAAAAAGTTCGTGCAGCGGTTAATATGCCGATTGCTTTGGTTGGAGGCATTAAATCTATGGCGAATTTTAAGACTGTTATGAATGAAGATTTTGACGGTATTGTGCTGGGGCGGACGCTTATCCATGAACCAGACTTACCAAAAATTTATGAGTCAGGAGAGAAATCAACATCAGGCTGCATATCCTGCAACCGGTGTGTAGCCCATATCGACTCGGATGATGGGGTTATCTGTCCTATAAATGTTGAAATGGCATCCGAGGCGGCTTAAATTTAAATAATAAAAAACTGGAGATACAAATGGCTAAAACTGCAGATTATGATTTGGGTGAATTTACCTTTCCAAGAGGGTGGTTTATGATTGCCCGTGCAGATGAGGTTTCCAAAAAACCTCTGAATTTAAGGTATTTCGGACAAAATATGGTGCTGTATCGTGGCGACAGTGGTCGGCTCGTGCTTATGGATGCCTATTGCCCACACATGGGGACGCATATCGGCCAAAATGAAACATCTTATGTTGTGATGGATAACGAGCATGTTGACGGTGATAATATCCGTTGTCCTTATCATGGTTGGCAATTTGGGCCTGATGGTAAATGTATCGAAATTCCATATTCACCTGCGCCGATACCGGCTTCCGCCTGTATCCGGACTTACCCCGTTCAAGAATGGGGCGGTAGCGTACTTATGTGGCATGACACAGAACAAGGCGAACCAAATTTTGATCCGCCAGAACTCCCACAATGGGAAGACCCGTCTTGGGTAAATTGGAAGATCGATGATCTTGGTGAACTGAACCAGCATCCGATGGAAGTCATTGATAATATGGCTGACAAGGCGCATCTTGGGCCTATCCACGGCAGCACCAATATGGAATATTTTGAGAATGAATTTAATGATCACGTGCTTGTTCAAAGACTGGCAGCAGGTCACCGCACCATGTCTGAAGCGCAGATGATTAATGATACATGGTATACTGGCCCGGGGATTCTTCTCTCAAAAATTGAAGGTGATTACCCTTCAATGATGATGATTTCCAATACACCCATAGAGGATGGTCTCATTCGGGTGTTTTACGGCATTCTCGTTAAAGGCAAAAATGATGTTGCTAATGAGGAAGATCAAGCGGTTGCCAATGAGTATCATGAGGTAAGTAAAGCCGCCTTCCTTCAGGATTTCGAAATTTGGTTCAATAAGCGCCCCTGCCTGAATGTTTTGCAGGTCATTGGAGATGGCCCATTCGGTAAAACCCGTATTTGGTATAAACAATTTTATAACCCTCGTGATAAAGCCAAGGATTATCAGGATCAGGTGAATGGTGTTGTTGTGACTAGAGGGACGAACCGCGATAATTTCGAAAAAACTGCTGCTGAATAGCTTCATGTTTTAGGTTAGATTGACGTCTGGCCTAATTCTACAAAATCACATTGCAAAAATACCTGCGAAGGAGTACCCAAGGGTTAACTCTGTTTTTCGTGCGGGAATTTCAATGTCTGAAAAAAAAATAGAGCTGACCAAGTCTGAACAAATCGGCGATACACGTGATCATATTGCCGATCTGGTTAATGCGTCTGTTTCCGTCCTAAAAGAAGAAAACAAAAACGCGCTTTTAAAGCTGCTTGAGACGCATCACGAGTCCGATATTGCAGAAATGATTGCGCTACTCAATGGGGGGCAGCGTGAACAGTTTTTCGCGCTCATTGGTGAAGATCTTGCCCCCAGCGTGCTGGCAGAGCTTGATGACCATACTCAGGCATGGATTGCTGAACGGTTAGATCCTGAGTTTCTCGCAGCAGCTTTGCAGGAGCTGGAAACCGATGATGCTGTTTTTGTCCTTGGTGAATTGGATGATGATGAGCAGAAGGAAATTCTGGACTTATTCCCTGAAGGGGAACGTATTGTTCTTCAACGCTCCCTAGATTATCCGGATGAAAGTGCAGGTCGTCTTATGCAGTCCGATGTGGTGGCTGTGCCGCCATTCTGGACGGTAGGACAGGTGATAGATTACCTTCGCGTCACTGAAGATTTGCCAGATGATTTTTTGGAAATTTTTGTTGTTGATCCCACCCATACGCCACTTGGCATGGTCAAACTTAATAAAGTCATGCGTTCTGGGCGTCCGACTTTAATGCAAGAAATTCTGGACGATAATTTTACGCCAATTTCAGCTGAGCTTGACCGAGAAGATATGGCGCGGATGTTTGAACGCTATAATCTTGTTTCCGCGCCTGTTGTTGATGAAGACAACCGACTGGTTGGCGTGATAACAGCGGATGACGTTTTTGAGGTTATTACAGAAGAGGCAGAAGAAGATATTTTTCGCTTAGGTGGTGTGGGTGATGAGACTGTCGGCGATGATATGTTCCGCGCTATGCGTGGCCGGTTCTCGTGGTTACTGGTCAACCTCTTGACGGCTATTTTGGCCTCTATCGTTATTGGCGTTTTTGATGGCACGATTGAACAAATGGTTGCATTAGCTATTCTTATGCCGATTGTTGCCTCAATGGGTGGAAATGCGGCAACGCAAACATTAACCATCACAGTTCGTGCGCTGGCGACACGAGAATTGCTTGCCATTAACACCTTGCGGGTTATCGGACGTGAAATAGGGATTGGTCTGTTAAACGGTATTTTGTTTGCGATCTTGCTTGGTATTACGGGCTGGCTTTGGTTTGGTAGTGAGATGCTGGGTATTGTGCTGGCAATGGCGATGATTGTGAATATGTTTGTCGCGGGTTTGGCGGGCATAGTTGTACCTATATGGCTCAACAAGGTCGGTGTTGATCCTGCTATTGCTTCGGGTGTGTTTGTGACCACCATTACAGATATTGTTGGGTTTTTCGCTTTTCTGGGTTTTGCTACAATTTTCTTAATCTAATGGTAAAGAGACAAATGAGATTTTTAATTTCCGCAGTTTTAGCTTTTGGGTTTGTATTTGCTATGGCTCCCGGTTTGAAGGCCGAGTGGCGGAGTGGTGACTCTTTTTCTCAAGCCGTACCCGAGTCGGGTGCCACGGCATTGAATGGCGCGGTCTATCTGCTGAGCGGCTCATCGGGCACAGGTTTTAAGAGATTTTTCGAAGCTTATAACGTCGTAGAGGATGGTTGGCGTCCTTTGACACCCATTCCGGTTGACAGAACACAATTTTCTGTGGCTGCGGGGAGTGGTCAGATTGTCGTGACCGGTGGGCGCGTTGCGGGTACTTCGGAGTCGACAAATAGTAGTTGGATGTTCAGTTCGGCAAAGTCTTATTGGACGCAAATCACCCCTATGCCCGGTCGGCGTTATGAGCATATGTCTGCTATCGTCGGTAACTTCCTGTATGTGTTTGGAGGTGCCGGTGATGAAACAGATAAAATATATCGCTATAATCTTGGTTCAGGCGAGTGGTCGATTTTGCCAGGGACAATGCCAGTAACATTATCTCAGGCCGGAATTACAGTGGCAGACAATGACATCATTATAGCTGGTGGTATGACATCGACAGGACAGGCATCACGCGAGGTGCATGTTTTTAACGTCCAGTCGCTTGACTGGCGGCGCTTGCCATCCATACCATTAGGGTTAATCGCACCGGCACTAGGCGTTCTTTCAGATGGGGTTCATGTTGTCGGGGGGTACACAAATGAACCTCTGAAGACTCATAGCCGACATTATCTACTGGCTAGTAAGGCGCGTAAATGGCAGAACATAGAGCCATTACCTGAGGCACGTCATCATGCTGGCTATGCGGTTGTTGATGACCAACTGATTGTTATGGGTGGCGCTGTTGGCAGTGGTTTTTTTGCCCCGTTTACGGCAACAGACACAGTTTATATATTTAAGCCCTGATTTCCCAGTAAGGCATTTTGCCTGTTTCATAAAATCGTCTAGTTTGTTGATATGACTTTACACCTAATTAAGTTAGCCGCGCGTGCCACCGGCGTAGATGATCTCATTAATTGGCAGACCTATGTTAGAGAAACCCATGGAGAACTTTTTCATACCACGCGCATGATGCCCAAAAGGGTTAATGAATTGTTAGATGATGGGTCAATCTATTGGGTTATCAAGCGTAAAATCCGCGTGCGTCAAACTATCCTTGATATTCAACCTTTCACTGATGAAGCAGGTATTAAAAGGTGTCATATTTTTCTTGATCCCGAACTCATTGCAACCCGCCAGCAATCGCGGCGACCTTTTCAGGGCTGGCGATATCTGCCTGCGAGTGATGCGCCTGAGGATATGCCAATGGTAGCAGAGGGAGATGACGAGCTTCCTGAACATCTCAAGGCTGAACTTATGGCTTTAGGGCTTTTATAAATCTTTTGTTATCAAACAGGGCAGTTATCAATCAGTCGAATATCGCCAAGTCGTACTGCCGCCAGAAGACGTAAATTTTTTGTCTCTAGGTTTGGAGTCTTCAGCGTATCGGAATCTCTGACAGTGATATAATCAATTTCAGTAAAACCAGCTTCTTTAAGCTTTTGGATGGCTTGCGCTTCCAATGCGGGGAGCCGGCTTAAAGCCTGTGCTGTATGATAATCTTCACATAAAGCGCGCATAATTTTGTTTAAATTAGCGGCAGTTTTACGCTGGCTCTCACTGAGGTAGGCATTTCTTGAAGACATGGCGAGGCCATCAGCTTCACGCAAAGTGGGGCCTTGTAAAATCTCAATTTTCATATCGTGAGTGGCGACCATCTGCTTTATGACAAGCAATTGCTGATAGTCCTTCTCACCGAAAATGGCGGCGTCTGGTTGGCACAGCTCAAAAAGTTTATGTACAACTGTCACAACCCCGCTAAAAAAATGAGGGCGAGTCTCGCTCTCAAGTCCGTCCCCTAAATTGCCGGCTGGTAAAGATGCGGTTACCGCATCGCCATATATCTCTGAAGCATCGGGCATAAAGACAATATCTGCTTTGGTGCCTCGGAGTTTTTGTAAATCATCTTCAGTGGTGCGGGGATAAGCGTCAAAATCCTCC
It contains:
- a CDS encoding NADH:flavin oxidoreductase; the encoded protein is MSKVKTNKSVFEPWKLGNLTLKNRIIKAATFEGLAQGGVPDERLVQFHEKFAAGGAGVVTVAYGAVNDDARTFDHQMCMQDDRIMDVLKKVTSTIHKHGAVASLQLAHCGMQTRYSKLSSKPFSYSASWGLNPYGLLSGIPFMRPMPEKVIEQTCDDYAISAKRAVEAGFDMLELHMGHGYLFSQFMSPAYNTRRDKFGGSLENRMRFPRLALRRVREAVGPDVPIVVKLNLQDGFEGGSTLDDCIEASKIIEQDGDASLLVLTGGFSAKSPMYLFRGPSAIKPLIAIQKNFIAKLVYTLAAKKFPDMPFKEMFFLEDAKKVRAAVNMPIALVGGIKSMANFKTVMNEDFDGIVLGRTLIHEPDLPKIYESGEKSTSGCISCNRCVAHIDSDDGVICPINVEMASEAA
- the panC gene encoding pantoate--beta-alanine ligase → MDVCTTSGELSLKRENWRQAGMKVGLVPTMGALHAGHLSLVEAISAQADKIIVSLFVNPTQFAEGEDFDAYPRTTEDDLQKLRGTKADIVFMPDASEIYGDAVTASLPAGNLGDGLESETRPHFFSGVVTVVHKLFELCQPDAAIFGEKDYQQLLVIKQMVATHDMKIEILQGPTLREADGLAMSSRNAYLSESQRKTAANLNKIMRALCEDYHTAQALSRLPALEAQAIQKLKEAGFTEIDYITVRDSDTLKTPNLETKNLRLLAAVRLGDIRLIDNCPV
- the mgtE gene encoding magnesium transporter; amino-acid sequence: MSEKKIELTKSEQIGDTRDHIADLVNASVSVLKEENKNALLKLLETHHESDIAEMIALLNGGQREQFFALIGEDLAPSVLAELDDHTQAWIAERLDPEFLAAALQELETDDAVFVLGELDDDEQKEILDLFPEGERIVLQRSLDYPDESAGRLMQSDVVAVPPFWTVGQVIDYLRVTEDLPDDFLEIFVVDPTHTPLGMVKLNKVMRSGRPTLMQEILDDNFTPISAELDREDMARMFERYNLVSAPVVDEDNRLVGVITADDVFEVITEEAEEDIFRLGGVGDETVGDDMFRAMRGRFSWLLVNLLTAILASIVIGVFDGTIEQMVALAILMPIVASMGGNAATQTLTITVRALATRELLAINTLRVIGREIGIGLLNGILFAILLGITGWLWFGSEMLGIVLAMAMIVNMFVAGLAGIVVPIWLNKVGVDPAIASGVFVTTITDIVGFFAFLGFATIFLI
- a CDS encoding Kelch repeat-containing protein encodes the protein MRFLISAVLAFGFVFAMAPGLKAEWRSGDSFSQAVPESGATALNGAVYLLSGSSGTGFKRFFEAYNVVEDGWRPLTPIPVDRTQFSVAAGSGQIVVTGGRVAGTSESTNSSWMFSSAKSYWTQITPMPGRRYEHMSAIVGNFLYVFGGAGDETDKIYRYNLGSGEWSILPGTMPVTLSQAGITVADNDIIIAGGMTSTGQASREVHVFNVQSLDWRRLPSIPLGLIAPALGVLSDGVHVVGGYTNEPLKTHSRHYLLASKARKWQNIEPLPEARHHAGYAVVDDQLIVMGGAVGSGFFAPFTATDTVYIFKP
- a CDS encoding Rieske 2Fe-2S domain-containing protein, which translates into the protein MAKTADYDLGEFTFPRGWFMIARADEVSKKPLNLRYFGQNMVLYRGDSGRLVLMDAYCPHMGTHIGQNETSYVVMDNEHVDGDNIRCPYHGWQFGPDGKCIEIPYSPAPIPASACIRTYPVQEWGGSVLMWHDTEQGEPNFDPPELPQWEDPSWVNWKIDDLGELNQHPMEVIDNMADKAHLGPIHGSTNMEYFENEFNDHVLVQRLAAGHRTMSEAQMINDTWYTGPGILLSKIEGDYPSMMMISNTPIEDGLIRVFYGILVKGKNDVANEEDQAVANEYHEVSKAAFLQDFEIWFNKRPCLNVLQVIGDGPFGKTRIWYKQFYNPRDKAKDYQDQVNGVVVTRGTNRDNFEKTAAE
- a CDS encoding DUF1489 family protein — encoded protein: MTLHLIKLAARATGVDDLINWQTYVRETHGELFHTTRMMPKRVNELLDDGSIYWVIKRKIRVRQTILDIQPFTDEAGIKRCHIFLDPELIATRQQSRRPFQGWRYLPASDAPEDMPMVAEGDDELPEHLKAELMALGLL